The genomic segment actagctgttttggctaacataattttttaggctagtttgaaGTTCAGCaaaattttcagctacatactagctgttctggttaactcaaagttttttcggctaaattggcatttagcttatattttagcttgctatcaatttggcatttttaactatcagcttcagcatttttagctatcaggttcagcatttttagctatcaggttcagcattcttagctatcagcttcagtgtttttatctattagcttcagtgtttttagctataagcgtcagcgttttcaactatcatcttcaatgtttttagctattagcttcagtgtttttatctattagcttcagtgtttttagctatcagcttcagcgttttcagctatcaactttggCGTTTTTAgcgatcagcttcagtgttttcagctatcaactttggcgtttttagctatcaatttcagcgtttttaacctaaatttcagcatcttcagctataagcactagcatcttcaacgaccaaattcagcttacagcattcaccctagcattatcacaggtaatgctatatatttagttcataattatgttaaaaagttacagttttaaagttttaaaaatgttgttttagagtgttcaataaatgtttgtaatgTTCGGCCTGAGACCTAAGGcgtgttttttggattttggcctcttgtgtgattgaatttgacacccctgccttgaTACCTTAAATGGTCCTTTAAATTGTCATAGCATATCTTCATAAAGTGCACTTTACACAGTATGGgccaagggtctgcaaccttcaacacttaaagagccatttgggacAATTACACATTGacaccaatcaatcaatcaatcattcattttcttggccgcttcttccctttcttgGTCgccggggtgccggagcctatcccggctactgatgggtgaaggcggggttcaccctggacaggtcgccagtctgtcgcagggcttcaatcacacacccattggTAATTTtgaatgaagcatgtttttggacagtgggaggaagccagagtccccggtgaaaacccactgaaaacccacgcatgcatggggagaacatgcaaactccacacagaaaggtcccagcggGGATTCGAACCGTGTAGCCCCATCaatcaattaaattttatttataaacaaaaagcgcttctcatacttTGCACAGCTCGAagcgctttacattaaaaacaaaaacatatacaaaaagTTACCCTTCactccccccaccccaccccctaACACATACAACTCATGATCTcacacacaatgaatatttacaaaaaaaaaaagacttctaaatgagaattgtaaaataaacttaaggcttggctctgctatgaggaaacagtattgaggaGTCCATCATACCAGGGACCAGCTCAGTCAAAGGAACATCGCTATGGCACCCACCCAGACCTTGGACAGCAGCCCAACACGACCCACAAAGTCTTATTCACTTTTCAGGAAAATAAtacactgatttgtttttataataatactactattatgataactacaatcaaactatttttgtggcaaaatagaattaagctttttttttaaactttaaatagctTATAATTTTTGTCAGATATTTaatatgacttcctttcaaaataaaatatatcctttgtcacataggatcatctcaaggATTAACATaaggatggacagacagacagatggacaaatggaaagacaaaaaagaacagaaaaacaggCTCAACAAGGCACAGACCAGTATTCCTGCTTGAGCTGATCACAAGCCTTGTAAATGCAGAAGATAGAGTCAGGAGGCGTATTCAACATAAACGTTATAAGACATGGTTTAAAAggatgatttaaataaatagataaatgaacTGATCTGATGACTTTCTTTTGCCCCAATGCTCCTCACCactaaatcttaaataattcaaaaataatcaatagCTCATCCCATCTAGCCTCCTGAGAAAATTTACTGGTAACCTCATCTCCTTCTTCCCAAATACAGGGCCCCTATgcacttatttaatttaaacattcagATTCTTTTTCCAGGAATTGCTGCTGATTCCAATAACACACACCTACAATTTGTACTTTTTAGGTTGTTAGGTAATCCCCTTTTCTTCCCTTTCCTGTTTCTACTCTGCTGTTGTTTCATTatatttaaagcagttttacatGAATAATGTTTTTGAGACAAAAGAATTGTCCCGTTTAAATTTTTCAATTCAACTTTAGTTTTGTCtttcatatttatataaaaaaataatcaaaataaatcagtttatcAGTTGTTGATATTGTTTTATagcaaaaaatgtcaagcacCACAATTTCCTATTCTTAAACAtctatattttcatcttttcttccatatcacaaaataaaatggtctataaatcaatgtaaatattattttttctgaaactgaACAGCGTTGGGCTATTTTACACATACAGTCTTGAAATGGGACAGGTTTTGTGTTCTGTGGGTGATGGAATAAGAAGGCCCTCGCACAGAATAGTTTATTATTCAGCCGATTAGAGAATGTCTCGTTAAATGTATTTGGTATTTTATCAGCCACtctcatgtgtgtgtgtgtaaacaaaCTGATGTAAATGTAGAGGTGAAGACAACTTTCTCTGCACCAGACAAGGAAAATTAATGAGGCCCATTTACTCAATTTAAATGCCACCCTCTGAAAAAGATAGAAGGACATCTAGTGACGGACTGTAGTCATTACAACATGCCAGTGTTCATGctctttcatgttttatttatttatttatttatttatttatttatttatttatttatttatttatttatttatttatttatttatttatttatttatttcactttaaagcGAATTGAACGAACGTGAAAACCAACACAATCAAttgaaaacttcattttttctatagatgtgtggaaaaaatggttttacctctctcttttttttattttgttcgttttgcttttgttgtgtcattgtttaatttaaggggtattgaaaaaatatgtttttgtttatttatttatttaaaatataagtcTTCCATACAATGCAATTGTGATAATAATATAATTACTTCGTAATGATGCTGGGGTCCTCGATGGGTCCTTCAGGCGCCGCGGGCAGCTCTTCTGTTCTTCTCTTTGATTGGTCAGCTCATGGTCTCGCTCATTTGGCATCAAAATAGTTCGAGGCTGCTTGTCGCTGGGAAAGAAGAACCACGACCATTAATTCTACTGCAACGATGACTGAAGAACGATCGGAACGATCTGATGGGCGGATTGTGAAAATGGAGATCGACTACAGTTCTACTGTAGACCAGCGTCTCCCGGAATGTGAAAAGATGGCTAAAGTGAGTAAAGAAGGCTGAGTCATGGCGCTGTGCTATCCGCCTGTTAGCCTTCACGTTAGCATGTAATGTAAAGAGTCGTAGCGCAgccagaaataaagaaaatcactaACAAACTTAGTGAGCTTGAACATTTGTTTAGTGGTTTTCTGTcttattgaaaatcatgttcccccagtgttttaaatatattatgcTATCTatcatgctagttttttttctttagcttattttgaaattccaaAGTATAACGTCACATATccatttataaatgaatataaTAATACTTTTGTTGTTCTGCAGGATGGTAAGCTGCAAGAGGCCATTGAGAGCTTGCTGTCTTTGGAGAAGCAAACCAGAACAGTAAGTCAGGTTGAAGTTTCACTTACAAGTCCAAACGATAATCGATTTACCGAACAGCGCAAAGCATCAGAGCTGCATCACTAACACTCATTGCGATGGATGTTGtactttaaaagttgattaATACATTCTAATTGATCTTCACTAAGAAAGAATGGAAATTGCATCAAGCAAAAAtaagcttttctgttggtttttaatgaaagacttttctatttttgttttatgaaataagtatcaatatgaaaaaaactatgTAAACAAGAGATccattttgatgaaaatagcctttttctcaaaatggagaacatgcatgaaaaaaaggaagctGAAGATTAAGTTTCTTCAATCAAATTGctgtaaatcagaagcagacaaaatttgtaaaaggaaaaagtttgtagcaCTGACGAAGGACCTAAAATGGCAAGTCACAACCCtcctgaagaagaagaatctttatttctatagcacttttcacagaacggatcacaaagtgctttacaaaagaacataaaatcagaaaacacagcttaataaaaccaataatcaataataaaacaactaaaaacacagtaaaacataGTAATACAAGGTCTAAGGTCAACTAAAAGCTCTCATGAATATAAATGTCTTgacctgggatttaaaacactcaacttAGAGGCAGTGGGAGGGTGTTCCAGAGACGAGGAGCAACAGCTTGGAAGGAGACGTCCCCTCTCGTCTTAAAGCGGGTTTTTGGGATGCTTAAAAGATTCTGGCTGGAAGACCTCAAGGATCGGGTCGAAGAGTACGGGGTTAAAAGGTCACAGATGTACGTCGGGGCTTGACCGTGCAaggctctaaaaactaaaaataaaattttaaaatcaattctgaatcTGACAGGTAGCCAATGTAAAGCAGACAATATCGGAGTGATGTGTGTCCGTTTACTGGTTCCGGTTAAAAGCCTTGCTGCAGAGTTCTGGACCCTGCTCCATCCtatcctgatgcatccacttgtagtcGACTAGATccatttacgactttttttttttttcatcttagcTGGGATCTGGCTAAAAATTCAAcaaagtattagggccagtttacaaataaataaattactttaattcttgtaaatttactagaaaaataaCTGGTAAATCCCGAAAATagagttgtatatttatgactttaaaagtcataggctaaatttacgactttacgtgttttaaagttgtaaatgtatgattttaaaTCTAGCAAATTTGCGAGgaaaaaagttatacatttacaacaaaagaaccaaagttgttGATTTATCAGAGCCTTTCTTGAAGATGAATAATGTGGAGCATCttgtaaagctttttttttcagatcagtgtcagaaacaaagaaattctgaaccttttagTGACTCGAAACAAATGATTATCAGTGAGGCTGACTTTCCGCGGACTGGAGTCGGTTTTGCTGAGTTTCATATGTCACACAAAGAGCTCAGACACATGTTCGTAGGACCGCCACTTAATTCCGCCCTTTCAATTCACATACCTATTCGCCCATCCGTCACCTTATGTCATGTCTCTGTCATGTGCACAAGGACCAGCAAAGGAGAATGAAAACAGTGTTGCAGACGCCCCCTTCTCCAGATGAAACGTtctgtttcaacacaaaacaacaaagaggaaTGAAAATAGTTGCATTAGTgcaagaacattaaaaattcAGTAAACTAGGCCTCTTTAGACAGAAACACCAcgcagagttggaggagatctggtcttttgtggaggaagaaatgacagAAAGTAAGCAGCTGTAGAGATATTGATGTCTTTATCAGCAGACTCTGCAgtgatcctgcaagccacccatcaataaacaaaacattaataaaccatAAATCAAACAAGGAAGCTTCCAAACATTCGTAACGTTTTAAATGGGCCATATCGTATAAACTtcagcttcaggaatcgagtcgttttacttctggctAGGAAAAAGATTTGGTTTTACACAAGAGAATGAATTGTTCCCAAACATGATGGAAGAGAAAACGAGAACAAACGGTTTTACCAGACTGTGTGGTAATAGTGACTTTTTACtaatgttaaaacacaattctgTTATTGTAAAAAACATAATAGTTTTCCAAATAAGAGgtgatttaatttagttaatattgCCAATATTCTGAGACGTTTTAGGCTTATTTCCTTCTGCATGCTGTACGATACAAGGAAATTATAAAGCATTAATAGTCAGTGAAACAGAGAATGTGATGTGGTTtaagggtttgtttttttatatgaatatgtcagcctgttttctgcattttgtgcAGGCATCCGACATGGTCTCCACATCCAGGATCCTTGTGGCTGTAGTCCAGTTGTGCTATGAAGCCAAAGACTGGGATGCGCTAAATGAAAACATCATGCTGCTCTCCAAGAGGAGGAGTCAGCTCAAACAGGTCAGTGTGCAAACACATGTTTAAACAAATGGTTTAAAtcagcttctgtttttgttgtaagTCTTCCTTCAAGCCTTCCTGGAAAGCTTGTCGAATCTAACTATTTATCTTTGATGTGTTATTATTGCCGTTGCTGAAACCTGTGTGTAttctttggttgtttttcttttaggctGTTGCCAAAATGGTGCAGGAATGTTACAAGTATGTGGACTCAATGAGCGACCTGACCATCAAGCTGAGGCTCATCGACACACTTCGCACTGTGACTGCTGGCAAGGTTTGGACTCAGGGCTATCATTTTGAGGCCGCAGTAGTTCCCTCACGTCGTGTGTTTAAAGAAAGAAGAGAGACACAATAATACTTCATTAACAGTCATTTTGTCAACCCTGCAGATCTATGTGGAGATTGAACGTGCCAGACTAACAAAGACTCTGGCAAACATCAAGGAGCAGAGTGGAGACGTCAAAGAGGCTGCTGCAATTCttcaggagctgcaggtgagATTTTAAGTATTACGGCTCTGATTTAGCTCAAATGCTGTATATGGCTCATttataatgccagtgtgaaatTAACAGGACTCTTTCTCTTTGGTCAGGTTGAAACGTACGGCTCGATggagaaaaaggagaaagtGGAATTCATCTTGGAACAGATGAGGCTCTGCATTGCTGTCAAGGATTACATCCGCACCCAGATCATCAGCAAGAAGATTAACACCAAGTTCTTTCAGGAGGAGGGCACGGAGGTGAGAAGCTCAAATACACGATTTAGTTTGTATGTTTAATCTTCAAAAAGCcttttaaatgaataatgattaaaagctaaaacatttcattatttcccTTCAATATAGGAGCTGAAGTTGAAGTACTACAACCTGATGATTCAAGTGGATCAGCATGAAGGCTCCTATCTGTCCATATGCAAACACTACAGGGCCATTTACGACACCCCCTGCATCCTGGAGAAGAGCAGCGAATGGCAACAGGTGGGTGTGTTTTCCTCTTGTTTAAattcaaggaaaaaaagtggTGTTTATGtgctttgatttactgtaacttttcaactttaaataagATCAACATCATtgcagtagattgtgaaggagaaaagcgtctcgcTGATCCGtttctaaataaatgctcaTTTGGTTTCAGGCCCTGAAGAGCGTGGTTCTGTATGTGATCCTGTCTCCTTATGACAACGAGCAGTCCGACCTCGTACACAGAATCAGCGCTGACAAGAAGTTGGAGGAAATCCCTAAATATAAGTAAGAATTctttgataacatttttttcagttttgcatCCTTTCCTTTTAATAGCACAttttgttctgattggctgtagacctcgTCAATCAATCTCCTGAATGCATTCAGTTTGCCGAAtgtacataaatctttgatttcTAGATCTTTTTCATTCTTAAACCTTGACTTTTCATTCCTTTAAGGCTTAAATTTTTagaaagtttaaacaagagaaagtgtgtagtgaggggttgTGCAGCCTTAAAACCATGAAGTAATTGGTCTAGTCACAGTgtttgaaaaacagacagactCGGACTTTGCATCAGTTGTTTGAGCAGAATTCTGCAGTCTTCAAAAATTCTGACCTTTTTCTCTTAGAACCCTAAAGGAACAGCAAAGCCAAACAAGTATGAACTGCTCTGTATTAcagctgccatgattagtcgactaatcgactattaaaattgaaatttaatagattagtcgttactttatattacttattattatattatatggagttggagtgtaataaagttaaaagttataatggtattctgctagctttttggactcttttggcattgatttaaattttttatgttattttggagtttagctaatattccagatATATATTCTGGGGGTTTTTGGGAAAGAAAGGTAGGAGGACCGGTGCATGAGACGGAATGAAGGTGTTTGAGGATTCCAGATGCAgtcataaaaaatacttttgttgagtgttttcttctgctgttttaagtaaaaagtcttaaatcaaGTAAAGTCTCTGCATCTTCGTGTGGAAAAGGAAGGGGGACGCTTAATTCTTCGTTCATTGACTCATTATAACAAGagaacaaagtttgtttttcttttataatgaAATAGTTGATCTCGTTATAAGTAAACGATAAAAAAACTAGGGCtggcttttttttggctcttgtcagtatatatatattttttttaacttcagacAAAAGCACACAAGACACTCTGTCATACAGAATAATCTGCTAGAGcaaattatatataatttatatcttaaaacataataataaaagttaaaaacatattttttctgcctATACATAAAGTCTACTTTGTTGAGCCATCATCTTTTCTTTCTACGTATTACTGATGATATTTAAAACAGGACGTCATTGGTTTATAATCCAAACATGTCTGTacatgaaagtattttttcccTTCTGGACAGAAACTGAAAACATGACTGTGCAGCCTAAGATAATGtgctttaactttattttaataataaacagaaCCTACAGATCAAACCTTTTACCAGTAATTTGCACTGGAGGATTTATAGACCAGACAGGTCTGTTGATTTAGTGTACTGTCAGCTGATTCACtttatgcagtttattttattgtttcaggAGCCCCTCAGCCTATAAATCATAAATCagattaactaatatttcattaatGCCTTAGAAGTGGgacataaatgattaaaaatgaaaggttttcAGTCCGAGAGGCAAAATAGAAGGTAAAAGAGCCTTTTAGGTTCTGAGCTTCAGTTGCAGACGCTGTTTGATACTGTAAATAAGATAACTTGATTGGATAGAATTTAATCGGCATGAACCCTCTTGcctgtgattggctggtttgGTGGCACAAATATCACGCTAAGCTCAGAAATCAAAGATGGAGAAAGCGTCTAAAAACGTTTGTGTTGGAAACACAAACCTGTATTCTGAAAGTAAAGAAGaagattttgaaaacaaatgattGATCATTCCATTTGAAATTTagtaagttttgtttttaaaacagaagattttatttgaaattttggacattttggttttaaaactgtgacttttgttcttaaTGTGGTGccacaaataaaacttcaaataaaatatctaTAATCCTACTTGGTGGATTTTACCTTTAAGGGCTTATTTTTGGAACGTAACTCCTCCAGCAAACGAGGAACTTCTGTACTTTTAGTTAACATACAGTAAGAAAATTCCAAGGTTTTTGTGTacaaggtttttgtttttcctgaaacaAAGAACTCTTCTCATCTGATGCATAACAGATTGACACAGGAACTGCTGAattcatgcatttaaaattttaaatgtactttttaaaattttacttttcaaaataacatcATATTTTTATCTGTAGACCTGATTTAGACAACCATCTGCCTCAGCGAGTGATGCACATCcccaattaaatattttattttttctatatttatctAGTATAAATCAAGTTGTTATCTGCAACTTCAGcttctttctttttgtatatGCAAACCAGTTGCTTCGACCACAAACACTAAGGACAGTTTGTGGAGGTTCCAGATAAATTGTTCTTTGTTGTAACTTCTGACAAGTGAAAGTAACTCTGTTTCATGATTCTGGTAAAACGTTGAGTTACAGTGATCACTGTATTTTTGCTAAAGTAGTTTGAACCTGTTTAAATGATCAGAGCTGTCATGGAAATGAAAGTGTATTTGTCCTGATTTACTAAACAAAACAGCCttgctgtgatgtcacaaaCTCTCACTAAAGATTTGTCTTATTTGACTAAATTATCTTTTTCTTGCATTAATTTTAGTGGTGCCACAGTTTCTCACAAGAATGGAAGCTTGCAAAATTCTGTTTAGTTCATTCATTcctaatttttaatttctcgCCATCTAGCTGAAGTTTTTCCGTctggtgggcaaactacggcccgggggccatatgcGGCCGTGAAACTgcatgtgtcaaaatcaaggcccgggggccggacccggctctccgggtaattctatccggccctccagatcatttttatttatagttattaatggctcaatgttatcttgcgcttatttctaaattgcatacttttgacaaaatatagttatatggagagtaaaatattgaaagttatttaaggtttaagttgatttattctggaaaaatattcctgcctgtttttattcagttatgttataaagttacgttattaaagttttaaaaatttagttttagaatgttcaataaatgtttatcctgttcggcccgcgacctaaggtgtgttttgtatttttggccTACTGTGCGATTTAGTTTAACACCCCTGCCTTAGAATATAGATTTATGGTTCactgtttttgattatttttacataaatcggGGTTCTAGCTCatgaaaccaacaaaaacaagatttaaaaaaaatgtaatactcCAGAGAAATCTGCCCAAATTTTGCAGaacatgaatgttttaaactgagtttCACCAACTAATCATCTACTAAACTCAAAGCTCCTGCACCGGTTCTCCAGATGTGAATAAATTGGTTCAATTGTCTCAGTTTGGGTCAATATGAGGCAGACTTCAAACTTGACAACCAGCCAGAAGACCATAATTGATCCCCTCCATAGTCTGGATAAACCACAAAGGTTCCTGGCTAAGGAGGCTGGCTGTTCACAGAGCGTTGTGTCTAATCAGAACAGCAGAAAGTCTAATGGAAGGAGAAAATGTGTCAGGAGAAGATCCACCAGCAAAAGAGGCGACTTTGGGCTTCAGCAGATTATCAGAAGATTCAATAACCTGCAGACTTCCAGAAAGAGTGGAATGAGGTGGAGGAACGGCTTCAAAAACCACCACGTTCAGGAGATGGACTACAACTGTCTGGATCCTTGAGTCAAGACACTTCTGAGTCTGGACCAACGGAGGAAACGTCTCAACCGAACCGAGGAGAAGAAGGACTGGACTGTTGTCCAGAGGTCCAATGTCCTGTTTTCTGATTAAAGTAAATACTGTAGTCTTTAATTTGGGAATCAAGGTTCATGAGTTTGGAGGAAGACTAGTGAGGAGCAGAACCCAAACCGCTGGTGGTCCAGAGTGAAATCTCTAGTCAGCCAGGATTTAGGCTAGCTCTGGTTTTGGTAAACTGCTTTCTTCAGTCCAGAATCACCACAGTAttctaattttcttaatcctgtttttgtgggttttaggAGCTGAAACCCCAGTTATATggaaaaagtgaataaataccACAAATCAATTATAAAGTGTGCCTTCAATCTATAATCTacaaaagtttgcatttttgttaGTGAACTTATGGAACTGAATACACTTTTCAATgattttctaatattttggaAATGGTCTGTACatgttaatttgattttaaaaggcTTAAACTTGACATTCTTGAATCTGAAACTTTGTCCTCTAGTTTGGAGaactagatttttttgtgtcaaagtgtAATGAGATTCTGTATTATACATgcaacttatttttcttttccttt from the Oryzias melastigma strain HK-1 linkage group LG1, ASM292280v2, whole genome shotgun sequence genome contains:
- the psmd12 gene encoding 26S proteasome non-ATPase regulatory subunit 12; protein product: MTEERSERSDGRIVKMEIDYSSTVDQRLPECEKMAKDGKLQEAIESLLSLEKQTRTASDMVSTSRILVAVVQLCYEAKDWDALNENIMLLSKRRSQLKQAVAKMVQECYKYVDSMSDLTIKLRLIDTLRTVTAGKIYVEIERARLTKTLANIKEQSGDVKEAAAILQELQVETYGSMEKKEKVEFILEQMRLCIAVKDYIRTQIISKKINTKFFQEEGTEELKLKYYNLMIQVDQHEGSYLSICKHYRAIYDTPCILEKSSEWQQALKSVVLYVILSPYDNEQSDLVHRISADKKLEEIPKYKDLLKQFTTMELMRWASLVEDYGKELREGSSDSPATDVFSYSEEGEKRWKDLKNRVVEHNIRIMAKYYTRITMKRMANLLDLSIDESEEFLSSLVVNKTIYAKVDRLAGIINFQRPKDPNDLLNDWSHKLNSLMSLVNKTTHLIAKEEMIHNLQ